Proteins encoded in a region of the Prochlorococcus marinus CUG1416 genome:
- a CDS encoding chlorophyll a/b binding light-harvesting protein — translation MQTYGNPDVTYGWWAGNSGVTNRTGKFIAAHIAHTGLIAFWAGAFTLFELSRFDPSIPMGHQPLIALPHLAALGIGFDANGVVMGDTKPVVVIAIVHLILSMVYAGGGLLHSVLLPGDLQEADLEKARKFSLSWDDPDKLTFILGHHLIFFGVACIWFVEWAKWHGIYDPAIGAVRQVEYDLNLSHIWNHQVDFLTIDSLEDVLGGHAFLAFVEITGGAFHIATKQVGEYTKFKGKGLLSAEAVLSWSLAGIGWMAIIAAFWSATNTTVYPTEFFGEPLQLKFSISPYWVDTGDLPAGEYTNRAWLANVHYYFGFFFIQGHLWHALRALGFDFKRVTNAIGNIDNATVTLKD, via the coding sequence ATGCAAACCTATGGAAATCCAGATGTCACCTACGGATGGTGGGCTGGTAATTCAGGTGTAACGAATCGCACAGGAAAATTCATTGCTGCGCATATTGCGCATACTGGATTAATCGCTTTCTGGGCTGGTGCTTTCACCCTTTTTGAACTTTCACGATTTGACCCCTCTATCCCTATGGGTCATCAACCTCTTATCGCCCTTCCTCATTTGGCTGCCCTTGGAATAGGGTTTGACGCTAATGGGGTTGTGATGGGAGATACTAAACCTGTAGTAGTAATTGCTATCGTCCACTTGATTTTATCAATGGTTTATGCCGGTGGTGGACTTTTACATTCAGTACTATTGCCAGGAGATTTACAAGAAGCTGATTTAGAAAAAGCAAGAAAATTCAGCCTTAGTTGGGATGATCCAGATAAATTGACATTTATACTTGGGCATCATTTAATTTTCTTTGGTGTTGCTTGTATTTGGTTCGTAGAATGGGCCAAATGGCATGGGATATATGACCCTGCTATTGGTGCAGTTAGACAAGTTGAATATGATTTGAATTTGTCACATATATGGAATCATCAGGTTGATTTCTTGACTATCGATAGTCTTGAAGATGTTTTAGGTGGTCATGCTTTCTTAGCCTTTGTTGAAATTACTGGTGGTGCTTTCCATATTGCTACAAAGCAAGTTGGAGAATACACCAAATTCAAAGGTAAAGGACTTCTTTCCGCTGAGGCTGTACTTTCATGGTCTCTAGCAGGTATTGGTTGGATGGCAATTATTGCTGCTTTCTGGAGTGCTACTAATACAACAGTTTATCCAACTGAATTCTTTGGTGAGCCACTGCAATTGAAATTTAGTATTTCTCCTTACTGGGTAGATACTGGCGATCTTCCTGCTGGTGAGTACACAAACAGAGCATGGTTGGCAAATGTTCACTACTATTTTGGATTCTTCTTTATCCAAGGTCATCTATGGCATGCTCTAAGAGCACTAGGTTTTGACTTTAAGAGAGTTACAAATGCAATAGGTAACATTGATAATGCTACTGTTACTTTAAAAGACTAA
- a CDS encoding GIY-YIG nuclease family protein — MPGYVYLIRVGDLYRIGKTDNLEKKIKQLKPDELLTSIMTKEPETLEARLLRKYKSQRIPETGYLKLSKRQIRECKKQFELKGSLPHTLDAEVSITLFASFLLFSLSSLILNYLNFGFLKAISYSFGAASLPMVVLFLTGSFGGYFSEDLSLFSLLTNRIKGLFIAIAMLSIAYLIFNLG, encoded by the coding sequence ATGCCGGGATATGTTTACCTTATAAGAGTTGGAGATCTTTATAGAATTGGGAAAACTGATAATCTTGAGAAGAAAATTAAGCAATTAAAACCAGATGAATTATTAACTTCAATTATGACAAAGGAGCCAGAAACACTCGAAGCAAGGCTTCTAAGAAAATATAAATCTCAAAGAATTCCTGAAACTGGTTATTTAAAACTTTCTAAAAGACAAATTAGAGAATGCAAAAAACAATTTGAATTAAAGGGAAGCTTACCTCACACTTTAGATGCTGAAGTTTCCATTACTTTATTTGCATCCTTTTTATTGTTTTCATTAAGTTCCTTGATTTTAAATTATTTGAATTTTGGATTCTTAAAAGCTATCTCTTATTCTTTCGGAGCGGCATCTCTACCAATGGTTGTATTATTTTTGACAGGTAGTTTTGGGGGATATTTTTCTGAAGATTTATCTCTTTTTTCGTTGTTAACTAATCGAATAAAAGGTCTTTTTATAGCAATTGCAATGCTCTCAATCGCTTACTTGATTTTCAATTTAGGTTAA
- the crtL gene encoding lycopene beta cyclase, producing the protein MSEENMPDVLVLGAGPAGMAIASALGKEELDVEVLSPNGPDEPWPNTYGIWGEEVDQLGLQDLLEYRWKNTVSFFGHGALEEQDDENKATEHSIDYGLFDKKKLHNYWFNECDKALIKWHQGFANKIHFEKYKSTVTTKDGNTYSARLVVDATGYDPIFLKLKSCGPLAVQTCYGIVGNFSKPPLKKGQFVLMDYRNDHLNDEQKKEPPTFLYAMDMGDGKYFLEETSLGLVNPLTMENLKERLEKRLSYRNISITSMQHEELGLFLPMNMPIPDFKQQILGYGGAASMVHPASGYLIGNVLRRAPLVAKAVSEAIKNKNLSTYHIARKGWETLWSKELIRKKSLYQFGLEKLMRFDEKILREFFGSFFQLPKNQWYGFLTDTLSLREIVYAMCVMFIKAPWSVKKGLMVMHGREFKMLLRIIFPNI; encoded by the coding sequence ATGTCAGAAGAAAACATGCCAGATGTTCTTGTTTTGGGTGCGGGGCCTGCAGGTATGGCAATTGCCTCAGCTTTAGGGAAGGAAGAATTAGATGTTGAAGTGCTTTCTCCAAATGGACCAGATGAACCTTGGCCAAACACCTATGGCATTTGGGGGGAAGAAGTTGATCAACTCGGGCTTCAGGATTTACTTGAATATAGATGGAAGAATACTGTAAGTTTTTTTGGGCACGGCGCTTTAGAAGAGCAGGACGACGAGAATAAAGCCACGGAACATTCAATAGATTATGGACTATTTGATAAAAAGAAACTCCACAATTATTGGTTTAATGAATGCGATAAGGCTCTTATTAAATGGCATCAAGGCTTTGCAAACAAAATACATTTTGAAAAATACAAAAGTACAGTAACTACAAAAGATGGCAATACTTACTCTGCAAGATTAGTAGTAGATGCAACAGGATATGATCCTATTTTTCTTAAATTAAAATCGTGTGGTCCCTTAGCAGTCCAAACTTGTTATGGGATAGTAGGTAATTTTAGTAAACCTCCACTGAAGAAAGGGCAGTTTGTATTAATGGACTATAGAAATGACCATCTTAACGATGAGCAAAAAAAAGAACCGCCCACTTTTCTTTATGCCATGGATATGGGGGATGGGAAATATTTTCTTGAAGAGACATCTCTTGGTTTAGTAAATCCTCTAACAATGGAAAATTTAAAAGAGAGACTAGAGAAGAGACTTTCTTATAGAAATATATCAATCACAAGCATGCAACATGAAGAGCTAGGCTTATTTCTCCCTATGAATATGCCAATCCCAGATTTCAAACAACAAATACTCGGATATGGTGGTGCTGCTTCAATGGTACATCCTGCATCTGGATATTTAATTGGTAATGTTTTAAGAAGAGCCCCACTTGTCGCCAAGGCAGTCTCAGAAGCAATTAAAAATAAAAATCTAAGTACCTATCATATTGCTAGAAAAGGTTGGGAAACTTTATGGTCAAAAGAATTAATTAGGAAGAAATCACTTTACCAATTTGGATTAGAAAAACTCATGAGGTTTGACGAGAAAATATTGAGAGAATTTTTTGGCAGTTTTTTCCAATTACCTAAAAACCAATGGTATGGTTTTCTAACTGATACTCTTTCCTTAAGAGAGATTGTATATGCGATGTGCGTAATGTTTATAAAGGCTCCATGGAGTGTAAAGAAAGGTCTTATGGTTATGCATGGTAGAGAATTTAAAATGTTACTTAGGATAATATTTCCAAATATATAG
- a CDS encoding mechanosensitive ion channel family protein, with amino-acid sequence MKLVTENFLLAISIFFIGILLSIIISKLSKIFFKKISKRTKTNFDDFIFEVISGIIKPIGFLLSFYFSIDYFFADEITFISVLLNILKLFILIIIIKALNKVLIRSLTESTSKINDSSISSMISSLTPLIKALTWTIGSIFFLQNIGVQMTAIWALLSAGGIGAGLALKDPVQEFFEYITILLDKPFQKGEFIKSDGVLGMVERVGVRSSRIRSINGEVIVMSNSALTNGIISNYAQMKKRRLVHKLGVVYETSPELMKLIPIIIKKIIEETKDASFDRCHFTDFGDFSLNFELVYYIPTNNYLAAMEAQQTINLKIIEEFAANNIDFAFPTQTLNIESNKAK; translated from the coding sequence ATGAAATTAGTTACTGAAAACTTCCTTCTGGCAATATCTATTTTTTTTATTGGAATTTTATTGTCGATAATAATTTCTAAACTTTCAAAAATATTTTTTAAAAAAATCTCCAAAAGGACAAAAACAAATTTCGATGATTTTATTTTTGAGGTAATCTCAGGAATTATTAAACCTATAGGTTTCCTCCTCTCATTTTATTTTTCAATTGACTATTTTTTTGCTGATGAAATAACTTTTATCTCTGTCTTATTGAATATTCTGAAATTATTTATATTAATAATCATCATAAAAGCACTCAACAAAGTTTTAATAAGATCTTTAACAGAATCGACATCGAAAATTAATGATTCCTCAATTAGTTCAATGATATCTTCACTAACTCCTTTGATAAAGGCATTAACATGGACTATTGGGTCAATATTTTTCTTACAAAATATAGGTGTTCAAATGACTGCTATTTGGGCTTTACTAAGTGCAGGTGGTATTGGAGCAGGATTAGCTTTGAAAGATCCAGTTCAGGAGTTTTTTGAATATATAACAATTTTGCTTGATAAACCTTTTCAAAAAGGTGAGTTTATTAAATCTGATGGAGTCTTAGGAATGGTTGAGAGGGTGGGGGTAAGATCCTCAAGGATAAGAAGTATTAATGGAGAAGTAATAGTAATGAGCAACAGCGCTCTAACAAATGGGATAATTTCAAATTACGCACAAATGAAAAAAAGGAGGTTAGTGCATAAATTGGGAGTTGTTTATGAAACCTCTCCAGAACTTATGAAATTGATTCCAATAATAATTAAAAAAATAATCGAAGAGACAAAAGATGCATCTTTTGATAGATGTCATTTCACGGATTTTGGCGACTTCAGTCTTAATTTTGAACTTGTTTATTACATACCCACAAATAATTATCTTGCTGCGATGGAAGCTCAACAAACTATAAATTTAAAAATTATTGAGGAATTTGCAGCCAATAATATAGATTTTGCATTCCCAACCCAAACCTTAAATATTGAGAGTAACAAAGCCAAATGA
- a CDS encoding glutathione S-transferase → MKNDILYSFRRCPYAIRVRWALLICDIKVEIREIDLKNKPLDFLNKSKTKTVPILITKNSKVIEESLEIILWALSNSKKENIKNIYIPDNKKEDIFEIINENDNEFKYHLDRFKYSTRYQNNNEELHFTKAIKFIKRWNSGLVDNKYLFGDTPTIADWSVWPFVRQFKIACESQKRTNYLDPPIKDWLDSFEKNRKFKSLMYKYELWEPNSRRNYFPSN, encoded by the coding sequence ATGAAAAACGATATTTTATATTCATTTCGAAGATGTCCATACGCAATTCGTGTTAGATGGGCCCTATTAATTTGTGACATCAAAGTAGAGATAAGAGAAATTGATTTAAAAAATAAACCTCTTGATTTTCTAAATAAATCTAAGACAAAAACGGTTCCAATTTTAATAACAAAAAATAGTAAAGTTATTGAAGAAAGTCTTGAAATCATACTATGGGCACTCTCAAATTCAAAAAAGGAAAACATTAAAAATATCTATATTCCTGATAATAAGAAGGAAGATATTTTTGAAATAATTAACGAAAATGATAACGAATTCAAATATCATTTGGATCGATTTAAATATTCCACAAGATATCAGAATAATAATGAAGAATTGCATTTCACAAAAGCCATTAAATTTATTAAGAGATGGAATTCAGGTCTCGTAGATAATAAATATTTATTTGGAGATACCCCAACAATCGCTGACTGGTCTGTTTGGCCTTTTGTAAGACAATTTAAAATCGCCTGTGAAAGTCAAAAAAGAACAAATTATTTGGACCCACCAATAAAAGACTGGTTAGATTCTTTTGAAAAGAATAGAAAATTTAAATCCTTAATGTATAAATACGAATTATGGGAACCTAATTCTAGAAGGAATTATTTTCCTTCTAATTAG
- a CDS encoding Fur family transcriptional regulator codes for MPLSSQFNVITSPLGDGLHKDGKRLTPQRLKVLNLFENIGSGKHLSAEEVHEKLVKSSSKVSLATIYRTLRLLVQMGLLHELELSEGGHRYELISNDTPDHHHLICIRCGRTEEFENDEVLEAGKVAAKVNGFKLIESSLNVRAICPNCI; via the coding sequence TTGCCATTATCCTCTCAGTTCAATGTCATTACATCCCCTCTTGGTGATGGTTTACATAAAGATGGGAAGAGGCTAACTCCTCAGAGACTAAAGGTTCTTAATTTATTTGAAAATATTGGTTCTGGAAAGCATCTTAGTGCTGAAGAGGTTCATGAAAAGTTAGTTAAATCAAGTTCCAAAGTTTCACTCGCAACAATTTATAGAACTTTAAGGCTTTTAGTACAAATGGGTTTACTTCATGAATTAGAACTAAGTGAGGGTGGACACAGATATGAATTGATTAGTAACGACACACCTGACCATCATCATTTGATTTGTATTAGGTGTGGAAGAACAGAAGAATTCGAAAATGACGAAGTTTTAGAAGCAGGAAAAGTTGCAGCAAAAGTTAATGGATTTAAACTAATTGAATCATCTTTAAATGTAAGAGCTATATGTCCTAATTGCATTTAG
- a CDS encoding SDR family NAD(P)-dependent oxidoreductase produces the protein MRTILISGASRGIGLNIAHKELKEGNRISIGIRDLESLKGSAIDPNKWPEGRIIVNHYDALKKITAENWIKNTVDEFGGFDSLINCSGVLSKVPFLYKDGDEEDILNTLNINFLAIWNLCRLSWDHLCTSGRGRIIVLVSMSGKRSKGDLAAYSSSKFALMGLCQTMKNKGWDKNIRVSAICPSWVNTKMAQNISSLDKSSMTQPEDIAEICSTILKLPTASVPFEIALNCNYEI, from the coding sequence ATGAGAACCATACTAATAAGTGGAGCCAGTAGAGGTATTGGACTAAATATTGCACATAAAGAATTAAAAGAAGGCAATAGAATTAGTATTGGCATAAGAGATTTAGAATCATTAAAAGGAAGTGCTATTGATCCAAATAAATGGCCCGAAGGGAGAATTATAGTCAACCACTATGATGCATTAAAAAAAATTACAGCCGAAAATTGGATAAAAAATACCGTAGATGAATTTGGAGGATTTGATTCATTAATAAATTGTTCTGGAGTATTATCGAAAGTTCCTTTCTTATACAAAGATGGTGATGAAGAAGATATTTTAAATACATTAAATATCAATTTTTTGGCAATTTGGAATTTATGTAGGCTTTCTTGGGATCATTTATGTACCTCAGGCAGAGGAAGAATTATTGTTTTAGTTTCAATGAGTGGGAAAAGATCTAAAGGCGATTTAGCCGCTTATTCTTCTTCAAAGTTTGCTTTGATGGGATTATGCCAAACGATGAAAAATAAAGGTTGGGATAAAAATATAAGGGTTTCAGCAATTTGCCCAAGCTGGGTTAATACAAAAATGGCCCAAAATATCTCTTCACTAGACAAATCAAGCATGACACAACCTGAAGATATTGCTGAGATATGCTCAACTATTCTGAAGCTACCTACAGCATCAGTTCCATTTGAAATTGCATTAAATTGTAATTATGAAATTTAA
- a CDS encoding hydrolase, whose amino-acid sequence MKDHEISSNKLSPTVNALLIIDVQEKIIRPIFNKDLIIKNVKKLLNAYQILEENIFVSEQNPLKLGGTIPELLPKAGFRKIEKMEFSLAKIEECAKELKNKKVTNLIVCGIETHICIQQTVLDYLKKGFEVFLISDSMGSRNRVDHEIALQRMTKEGAILTTTESIIFELCKTADRKEFKEIRNIIMS is encoded by the coding sequence ATGAAGGATCATGAAATCTCTTCCAATAAACTATCCCCGACAGTAAACGCTTTGCTAATTATTGATGTTCAGGAAAAGATAATAAGACCAATTTTCAATAAGGATTTAATAATCAAAAATGTCAAGAAGCTATTGAATGCCTACCAAATTTTAGAAGAAAACATATTTGTATCTGAACAGAACCCGCTCAAATTGGGGGGGACTATACCTGAATTATTACCCAAAGCTGGATTTAGAAAAATTGAAAAAATGGAATTTAGCCTAGCTAAAATAGAAGAATGCGCAAAAGAACTTAAAAATAAGAAAGTTACTAATTTAATAGTTTGTGGTATCGAAACCCATATTTGTATTCAACAAACAGTCTTAGATTATTTAAAAAAAGGATTTGAAGTTTTTCTTATATCAGATTCCATGGGCAGTCGAAATAGGGTAGATCATGAAATAGCATTACAGAGAATGACCAAAGAGGGGGCGATCTTAACAACTACTGAATCAATAATTTTTGAATTATGCAAAACTGCGGATAGAAAAGAATTTAAAGAAATTAGAAATATAATAATGAGTTGA
- a CDS encoding SDR family NAD(P)-dependent oxidoreductase: protein MIKNKNILITGGNSGIGLFAIINLLKKKNNLYVVIKSELRKNEFLKTIEKYFDKNYLSKYLNIIENCDLSNLENIKKIKDYFISKKIILDVFVLNAGLQYTGSFYPKVSKQGIELTFAVNHLAHFYLVNILKDLVRDKEESRIIITSSDVHDPKSSGGNIGKKAGLNNLVDFRKKVTGQFLNFNADESYKNSKLCNILFAKELAKKLKISSSKISVITWAPGLVIPNDDSGFFRYSKRFNFFGYLIFSKVAQNILGISESVENAGKILSQIVLDSNLNNVGFIYLSNKLIGRKKHKLVESNVSDEANSDELASKLWILSEEICRSFGFVTLNI from the coding sequence ATGATTAAAAATAAAAATATTTTAATTACTGGAGGTAATTCAGGCATAGGGCTTTTTGCCATTATTAATTTACTAAAGAAGAAAAATAATTTATATGTTGTAATAAAATCTGAATTAAGAAAGAATGAATTTCTCAAAACAATTGAGAAATATTTTGATAAAAATTACCTCAGTAAATATTTAAATATTATTGAGAATTGCGATCTTTCAAATCTAGAGAATATTAAAAAAATTAAGGATTACTTTATTAGTAAAAAGATCATTTTAGATGTTTTTGTTTTAAATGCAGGATTGCAATATACGGGTTCTTTTTACCCTAAAGTATCAAAACAAGGGATAGAACTAACTTTTGCAGTTAATCATCTTGCACATTTTTACTTAGTAAATATCTTAAAAGATTTAGTTAGAGATAAAGAAGAATCTAGAATCATTATTACATCATCAGATGTACACGATCCCAAAAGTTCAGGAGGAAATATAGGAAAGAAAGCAGGGCTTAATAATCTAGTTGATTTTAGAAAAAAAGTTACGGGTCAATTTTTAAATTTTAATGCTGATGAATCTTATAAAAATAGTAAGTTATGTAATATTTTGTTTGCTAAAGAACTTGCAAAAAAATTAAAAATATCCTCTAGTAAAATTTCTGTAATTACTTGGGCTCCCGGTCTCGTAATACCAAATGATGATTCAGGTTTTTTTAGATATAGTAAACGTTTTAATTTCTTTGGATATTTAATTTTTTCTAAAGTTGCACAAAATATTTTAGGAATTTCTGAAAGTGTAGAAAATGCTGGAAAGATTCTTTCTCAGATTGTCCTTGATTCCAATTTAAATAATGTTGGTTTCATATATTTAAGTAATAAACTTATAGGTAGAAAAAAACATAAATTAGTTGAAAGTAATGTTAGTGATGAAGCTAATAGCGATGAGTTGGCTTCAAAACTTTGGATTTTAAGTGAAGAGATTTGCCGATCATTTGGCTTTGTTACTCTCAATATTTAA
- a CDS encoding TIGR02450 family Trp-rich protein yields the protein MTNFWTSNKPINGLRHFVLVNKTKEKGKNFYLMVSVVDCDINLKITFKDLLNSGNWEKGWLNIPKNESINEEYVRFKSLNKKEGINKIFLTDDSLFNIS from the coding sequence ATGACAAATTTCTGGACTTCCAACAAACCCATAAATGGTTTAAGACATTTTGTTTTAGTAAATAAGACTAAAGAGAAAGGAAAAAATTTTTATTTAATGGTTTCCGTCGTTGATTGCGACATTAATTTGAAAATTACTTTCAAAGACTTATTGAATAGTGGTAATTGGGAAAAGGGATGGCTAAATATTCCTAAAAATGAATCAATTAATGAAGAATATGTTCGATTCAAATCTTTAAATAAAAAGGAGGGAATTAATAAAATTTTTTTAACTGATGATTCTTTATTTAATATTTCTTAA
- the arsS gene encoding arsenosugar biosynthesis radical SAM (seleno)protein ArsS (Some members of this family are selenoproteins.), whose translation MKEEFPSIYKEPIETLQINIGYKCNQACKHCHVNSSPLRTEKMSNEIISLIPKIIDKYKIKTLDITGGAPELHPEFKNLITSLRTKQVDIIDRCNLTIFFEEGYEDLPQFLAKNKVIVTASLPCYEKDNVEFQRGIGVFEKSINAIKILNDLGYGKKENGLRLNLVYNPVNPILPPSQETLEKDYKKILFEKYNIFFNSLYTITNMPINRYEESLRREGKLNTYYKLLKENFNEKNLENLMCKKTISVNWLGEIYDCDFNQQINFRENKGPKTLYDLLDESFTFDYNVAVKEHCFACTAGAGSSCGGTLS comes from the coding sequence ATGAAAGAAGAATTCCCCTCAATATATAAAGAACCTATAGAAACATTGCAAATTAATATAGGTTATAAATGTAATCAGGCTTGTAAGCATTGTCATGTCAATTCAAGTCCTTTAAGAACTGAAAAGATGTCCAATGAAATAATATCTCTTATTCCAAAAATAATTGATAAGTACAAAATCAAGACTTTAGATATAACAGGTGGCGCGCCAGAACTTCACCCAGAATTTAAAAACCTAATAACTAGTTTAAGAACAAAACAAGTTGATATTATTGATAGATGCAATTTAACAATTTTCTTTGAAGAAGGTTATGAAGATCTTCCTCAATTTCTTGCAAAGAATAAAGTAATAGTTACTGCTTCGCTGCCATGTTACGAAAAAGATAATGTTGAGTTTCAAAGAGGTATTGGGGTTTTTGAAAAAAGTATTAATGCTATAAAAATTCTTAATGATCTAGGCTATGGAAAGAAAGAAAATGGATTGCGACTAAATCTTGTTTACAATCCTGTAAACCCAATTCTTCCTCCTTCTCAAGAAACATTGGAAAAGGATTATAAAAAAATACTATTCGAAAAATATAATATTTTTTTTAATAGTTTATACACAATAACTAATATGCCAATAAATAGATATGAAGAATCTCTAAGAAGAGAAGGGAAACTAAATACTTATTACAAATTACTAAAAGAAAATTTTAATGAAAAGAATTTAGAAAATCTTATGTGCAAAAAGACTATTAGTGTAAATTGGCTAGGAGAAATTTATGATTGTGACTTTAACCAACAGATAAATTTCCGCGAAAATAAAGGACCAAAGACACTTTATGATTTATTGGATGAATCATTTACTTTTGACTACAATGTCGCGGTAAAAGAACATTGTTTTGCGTGCACTGCAGGAGCAGGATCAAGTTGCGGAGGGACTTTAAGTTAA
- a CDS encoding sodium:solute symporter, with protein sequence MFLKSLNIYYLQNKDIFSNSLLISFFGFLIIFFFLIFGKRLKLAVQLERFGLPIAVISGVLGIFIGPFGAIHFLPKETINVWSNFPTPLLSLVFATLMMGRPIPNINGLVKPIFNQFLLALSLGFGQFFVGGLVVKYFLPPSMDTNPLMGCLIEVGFQGGHGAASIIGESFNRLGFPNGLDLGLAMATMGLLSSSLLGSIFIFLGRNLGLSDTEEISDKKDNLKANSKIRIFADLRILIINLGFSGLAISFGVLLLNFLRYISSFFGEFSKEIIFSLPVFPFILIGSLLIRYILEKSNNTEFISNILQREIGILSTDLLIFTAMASLDIAVVFENWLIILVFTIFGLFWNLICIAYFAYFIFDDYWFEKSLIEFGNSTGVVASGLLLLRLADPKNISRTLPIFTSKQLFAQLILSGGLFTVLAPLMISKIGIDYWTEICAVITFAILLMALIFNKGEMQKFE encoded by the coding sequence ATGTTTTTGAAGTCTTTGAATATTTATTATCTACAGAATAAGGATATTTTTTCAAATTCTTTATTAATAAGTTTTTTTGGATTTTTAATTATATTTTTCTTCTTGATTTTTGGGAAGAGATTAAAACTTGCTGTTCAACTTGAGAGATTTGGATTGCCAATAGCTGTTATATCTGGGGTTTTAGGTATATTTATAGGTCCATTTGGGGCGATACACTTTTTACCAAAAGAAACTATCAATGTTTGGAGTAATTTTCCTACTCCTCTTTTATCATTGGTCTTCGCAACTTTAATGATGGGAAGACCCATTCCAAATATAAATGGTTTAGTTAAACCAATCTTTAATCAGTTTTTGCTTGCTCTTTCTCTAGGTTTCGGACAATTTTTTGTTGGCGGTCTAGTTGTTAAATATTTCTTGCCTCCATCTATGGATACTAATCCTCTAATGGGCTGTTTGATCGAGGTTGGTTTTCAAGGGGGGCATGGAGCTGCATCTATCATCGGTGAGAGTTTTAATAGACTAGGTTTTCCAAATGGTTTAGATCTCGGTCTGGCTATGGCAACAATGGGTCTTTTATCATCTTCATTATTGGGAAGTATATTTATTTTTCTTGGGAGAAATTTAGGCCTTTCAGATACTGAGGAAATTTCTGATAAAAAAGATAATCTAAAGGCAAACAGTAAAATAAGAATTTTTGCTGATTTAAGAATCTTGATAATCAATCTTGGATTCTCTGGGCTGGCAATTTCTTTTGGAGTGTTGTTACTTAATTTTTTAAGATATATCTCAAGTTTTTTTGGTGAATTTTCGAAAGAAATTATCTTTTCACTCCCAGTATTCCCTTTTATTCTTATAGGCTCACTCCTAATTAGATATATTTTAGAAAAATCCAACAATACAGAATTTATTTCAAATATTTTGCAAAGGGAGATTGGGATTTTATCTACAGATCTATTGATTTTTACAGCTATGGCAAGCTTAGATATTGCTGTTGTTTTTGAAAATTGGCTAATAATTTTAGTTTTTACTATTTTTGGTTTATTTTGGAATTTAATTTGTATTGCTTATTTTGCATACTTTATATTTGACGATTACTGGTTTGAAAAAAGTTTGATTGAGTTTGGTAACTCTACAGGTGTAGTTGCTTCTGGATTACTTCTTTTAAGGCTTGCAGATCCCAAAAATATTTCTAGGACTCTACCAATTTTTACATCAAAACAGCTATTCGCACAGTTAATTCTTTCAGGGGGATTATTTACGGTTTTGGCACCATTAATGATTTCTAAAATTGGAATAGATTACTGGACAGAAATTTGTGCTGTAATTACATTTGCAATTCTTCTTATGGCATTAATTTTTAATAAAGGGGAAATGCAAAAATTTGAATAA